A genome region from Eurosta solidaginis isolate ZX-2024a chromosome 2, ASM4086904v1, whole genome shotgun sequence includes the following:
- the LOC137241542 gene encoding ATP-dependent RNA helicase vasa-like, producing the protein MALADFKSGKMKVLIATSVAARGLDIKNIKHVINYDLPKSIDEYVHRIGRTGRVGNNGRATSFFDPDQDSAIASDLVKILEGASQEVPDFLRTCGGGGGGDGGGNSQISSSTKIPADFLAFLSASVFVPNSKLVGSQRSLPKITFAGIWPVVSRTAIADSKFLAWSECNSIGTPYLATQLLMNTSATVSAS; encoded by the exons ATGGCTCTAGCAGATTTTAAATCCGGAAAAATGAAAGTGCTGATAGCTACTTCAGTCGCTGCTCGCGGTCTAG atattAAAAATATCAAACATGTCATCAACTATGATCTGCCGAAATCTATTGATGAATACGTGCATCGTATTGGCCGCACTGGTCGAGTTGGCAATAATGGTCGTGCTACAAGTTTCTTTGATCCAGATCAAGACTCAGCTATAGCAAGTGATTTGGTAAAAATACTTGAAGGTGCGTCCCAGGAAGTGCCAGATTTTCTGCGAACTTGTGGCGGAGGTGGTGGCGGTGATGGTGGAGGCAACTCACAAATCAG CTCTTCCACGAAAATACCAgcggatttcttggcatttctctccgcatcggtatTTGTCCCAAACTCCAAATTAGTTGGCAGtcaaaggtcattgccaaaaattacttttgcgggaaTTTGGCCCGTTGTATCACGCACTGCAatag ctgattcaaaatttctcgcttggtcagaatgtaactccattggtacaccatacctcgCAACGCAATTGCTtatgaacacttctgctactgtttccgcttcttaa